The Setaria italica strain Yugu1 chromosome IX, Setaria_italica_v2.0, whole genome shotgun sequence genome has a window encoding:
- the LOC101767468 gene encoding factor of DNA methylation 1, producing MRRTSNLSGYGSHPRTPALAHRRSPAPEWRPATGGITQMQQVACKKVSRTIEDNHRLDEELKTWQRDIDNRRKELEDLASKSNIVDKAKIEEDLEKNAKENESLNSAIQKQMEANKELFCLLQKQELQEGTNDALRVLKCLQKQLNAKHELELEKVRLKGELEVRKHMVAEEDTKLQQDLDKMHEDLEEINEEIAYANDFNQTFIVREEMASEELEDAKKEMIRALEQRSGKSGTRSNMNFGVKRMGELDQKAFRAACRNRIAEDDFDVEFTLIFSKWEDEIRQTKWYIDADGKKKEKIQEDDERLQALKAEFGEEAHGLVVKALLEMHE from the exons ATGCGGCGAACAAGTAACCTCTCAGGTTATGGCTCGCACCCTCGCACACCCGCGCTCGCCCACCgccggtcgccggcgccggagtggCGGCCGGCGACCGGAG GGATAACACAGATGCAGCAAGTTGCTTGTAAAAAAGTGAGCAGAACTATCGAGGACAATCATAGGTTGGATGAAGAACTGAAGACCTGGCAACGAGATATTGACAATAGACGTAAAGAACTTGAAGACTTGGCATCCAAAAGCAATATTGTGGATAAAGCAAAGATCGAAGAAGACTTAGAAAAG AATGCAAAGGAGAACGAGAGTCTTAATTCAGCAATCCAGAAGCAGATGGAGGCAAATAAGGAACTTTTCTGTCTCCTTCAGAAACAAGAATTGCAGGAAGGCACAAATGATGCTTTGAGGGTGTTAAAATGTCTGCAAAAGCAATTGAACGCCAAACATGAACTTGAACTAGAAAAAGTACGGTTGAAGGGGGAGCTAGAGGTAAGGAAGCACATGGTAGCTGAAGAAGATACAAAATTGCAGCAGGATCTTGATAAGATGCATGAAGATCTGGAAGAGATAAATGAGGAAATAGCGTACGCTAATGATTTTAACCAGACCTTTATTGTTAGGGAAGAAATGGCTAGTGAAGAGCTGGAAGATGCCAAGAAAGAGATGATAAGG GCCTTGGAACAAAGGTCAGGAAAGTCAGGCACTCGATCCAATATGAATTTTGGTGTCAAAAGGATGGGCGAGCTTGATCAGAAAGCCTTTCGTGCTGCATGCAGAAACAGAATAGCAGAAGATGACTTTGATGTGGAGTTCACACTTATATTTTCAAAATGGGAGGACGAGATTAGACAGACAAAATGGTATATTGATGCTGATGGCAAAAAGAAG GAAAAAATTCAGGAAGATGATGAGAGactgcaagctctcaaggctgAATTTGGTGAGGAGGCACACGGTTTAGTTGTTAAGGCCCTCCTTGAAATGCATGAGTAG
- the LOC101778640 gene encoding uncharacterized protein LOC101778640, which translates to MQAVRTLVLRHLRLRAPPSVAARAGGAGPPAVSQRWLARGMSTPADQDGGCSSGSESAVRARVVDLVRKFDKIDADKSSLCNV; encoded by the exons ATGCAAGCGGTCCGTACCCTCGTGCTGCGGCACCTGCGGCTCCGTGCGCCGCCCTCCGTCGCTGCCCGTGCTGGCGGCGCGGGGCCCCCGGCGGTGTCGCAGCGCTGGCTCGCTCGGGGGATGAGCACGCCGGCGGACCAGGACGGCGGCTGTAGCTCCGGCTCCGAGAGCGCCGTCAGGGCGCGCGTCGTCGACCTGGTCAGGAAGTTCGACAAGATCGACGCCGACAAG TCCAGCTTATGCAATGTGTGA